In the genome of Pagrus major chromosome 17, Pma_NU_1.0, the window GACCTCCGTAGATGATCCTCACGGAGTTGGCTACAGCCTCAGACACATGTTTCTTCAGCCAGCCCCTCAGTTTGTCATGAACCTCCTGTGCCTGAAATcccacacagaaaacacacattatgaTGGTTTATAAGAGAagattgccttttttttaaaatcatttccaGTGGTTTCTTATATTTACCTGCTGTGGGGAGGCGGTCTTGCCGGTGCCAATGGCCCACACAGGCTCATAGGCAAGCACGACCTTGCTCCAGTCCTTTACATTGTCTGTGAAAGAGACGTGTGATAAGACTCGAATTTCACAAGATGTCTGATATCCACCACACTCTCGCTTGCACAAACTATCCCTGAAAAGAACATTCAGACTCGCTTGTGAACATGGGGTTGTCAGGTGTCACGTACCTGCGATGACCTTGGTCTGTTCGAAGACGACCTTCTCGGTGATGCCGCCCTCCCTCTCGTCCAGCTTCTCGCCGATGCAGGCGATGACACCGAGACCACTCTCCAGAGCGTGGGCTGTCTTCTGACCAATGAGCTAACGCGACCCAAAAGAAAAGTGATGTGATTTGATGTGTTTCTTACTCATTGGGCACTCTTGCGTCAGCACAAACAATGACGAGGTGATAAAAGATAATATCGTCCAGAATTACCTCATCGCTCTCTCCGAAGACGTGGCGCCTCTCAGAGTGTCCCAGGATCACCCAGTTCACACCACAGTCCTTGATCATCGCAGGGCTGCAGACAGATTAGattcaaacaataaacacaaaataatcaaaCAGTTTTAATACTATGATATGAAATATTAACAAGATTTCATAGATGTGATTCAAGTCTGAGTCTTTTAATCTGCTATATGATGAAATTATCTCATCGATCCATCTTCATCGGCTCATTATCTTGTTATTTTCCTTCCAAAGGGAGAAAAACGCACCTGATCTCCCCAGTGAAGGCACCCTTGGCGACTTTGTAGCAGTTCTGAGCAGCCACGCCGAACTTGGCGTCCAGCTTGCTCCTGACAAAGTCCAGGTAGATTGAAGGAGCACCGCACACCACATCTgtgaacacagaagaagaagaaaacaaatgagtgaTATTCGTCATAAAACCAAATACGAAGACATTTTGACCAACGTAATTAATATCAATGATGTGACAGTAGTTTGGGATTCACTTTTGGTGTAATTCAGATGCAAAATGTGTGCTTTAACACCGACCTCTCAGTTAAAATGACAGCCTGTATAAACATTGGACAACCACCCTGAGCTGCTGCCAAGTACACAACTAAATATGCACTTCTTCCCACAGTAAGACAACACCAGGGGGACTAAAGGGACAAATTCGGCTCAGTCTTTTCCAGGGATGGGAGAATATAAGATTTTAATCACAGATTGCAATAAAATACACTCAGGATTAGTTAACTGTGGTGCTTGGGATAATCGTGAATATCTTCACATCAGTGACTTGAAGAAGCTGTCTAGTCCTATAAGGTCCTATATTATTTCtatccattttatttaaaactgcACTCATTTTGCAGCatgaaatctgcaaagtaactagaaacTACAGTTATCACATAAATGTCAGGgagtaaaaaggaaaatatttgtctatacagtggagtggaagtacaaaGTAGGAGAAAATGTGAATACTCAAGTGAACCATGAGTTCCTCAAAATTATACTGAAGTACTGTACATGAGTAAGCACATTTAATTATAATCCATTGCTGCTGACGTGTATTGTAGTGTCAACAGTTACAAAATGTTTGCCCTCATGTGCAGATTTCAACAGCAGTACAGTCTGCATAGGTCAAGCAGAGTACAGTACAGTCAAGACACTGACATTCAAATTGTAACTATATCTTGGGGTCACGAGAGTCTATATCAAAGGCCTCCTGTTATTATTGGTTTGGTAAAGGTCATACCTCTC includes:
- the tpi1b gene encoding triosephosphate isomerase B codes for the protein MTRKFFVGGNWKLNGDKKSLGELMHTMNAAKVDPNVDVVCGAPSIYLDFVRSKLDAKFGVAAQNCYKVAKGAFTGEISPAMIKDCGVNWVILGHSERRHVFGESDELIGQKTAHALESGLGVIACIGEKLDEREGGITEKVVFEQTKVIADNVKDWSKVVLAYEPVWAIGTGKTASPQQAQEVHDKLRGWLKKHVSEAVANSVRIIYGGSVTGATCKELASQKDVDGFLVGGASLKPEFIEIINAKA